A genomic region of Ictidomys tridecemlineatus isolate mIctTri1 chromosome 10, mIctTri1.hap1, whole genome shotgun sequence contains the following coding sequences:
- the Hip1 gene encoding huntingtin-interacting protein 1 isoform X8 has translation MLLASLLKPRPPRLQRQVLLSDSQWTVATALLSFGPIHLPSELGCDPVFNSLDMSRSVSVTTAGQCRLAPLIQVILDCSHLYDYTVKLLFKLHSCLPADTLQGHRDRFMEQFTKLKDLFHRSSNLQYFKRLIQIPQLPENPPNFLRASALSEHISPVVVIPAEGSSPDSEPILEKDDLMDMDASQQNLFDNKFDDIFGSSFSSDPFNFNSQNGMSKDEKDHLIEALYREIGGLKAQMENVKVESQRAMLQLKGRVSELEAELAEQQHLGRQAADNCEFLRTELDELRKQREDTEKAQRSLTEIERKAQANEQRYSKLKEKYSELVQNHADLLRKNAEVTKQVSVARQAQVDLEREKKELEDSMERVSSQAKLKTQEQQGILESLKQELTTSRQELQLLHSSLDTSAESEAKWTMKVAELEEERGSLASTVALQEEELVTLREQLEGTQLKLASTQESMGQLAKDQQKRLLVGSRKAADLVIQEALSQMEEPTLISCAGSADHLLAKVKSMFSCIEQLEKSRGQYLACPEDIGGLLHSVTLLAHLTSETLAHGSTTSLRAPPEPADSLTEACKQYGREALAYLASLEEEEALEKADSTSMRTCLLKIKAIGEELLPMGLDIKQEELGDLVDKEMAATSAAIEAATARIEEMLSKSRAGDTGVKLEVNERILGSCTSLMQTIQVLIVASKDLQREIVESGRGTASPKEFYAKNSRWTEGLISASKAVGWGATIMVDAADLVVQGRGKFEELMVCSHEIAASTAQLVAASKVKADKDSPNLAQLQQASRGVNQATAGVVASTISGKSQIEETDNMDFSSMTLTQIKRQEMDSQVRVLELENDLQKERQRLGELRKKHYELAGVAEGWEEVFSVSSFAQTCEHPRAGGFQTRALPASVAGMAGVSWPRRPPWRPPLWQSRGFPLLLMVAVWVFWFYILKVSVTQPTLPKDTPGAPSHRAPAPAASDLVPRRLCLGAPARPPR, from the exons TGTTCAACTCCCTGGACATGTCCCGCTCGGTGTCAGTGACCACTGCAGGGCAGTGCCGCCTCGCCCCGCTGATCCAGGTCATCCTGGACTGCAGCCACCTCTATGACTACACCGTCAAGCTCCTCTTCAAACTCCACTCTT GTCTCCCAGCTGACACCCTGCAGGGCCACCGAGACCGCTTCATGGAGCAGTTCACAAA GTTGAAAGATCTCTTCCACCGCTCCAGCAACCTCCAGTACTTCAAGCGGCTCATTCAGATCCCCCAGCTGCCAGAG AACCCACCCAACTTCCTGCGAGCCTCGGCCCTGTCGGAACACATCAGCCCTGTGGTGGTCATCCCCGCAGAGGGCTCGTCCCCTGACAGTGAACCCATCTTAGAAAAGGATGACCTCATGGACATGGATGCCTCCCAGCAG AATTTATTTGACAACAAGTTTGACGACATCTTTGGCAGCTCCTTCAGCAGCGATCCCTTCAATTTCAACAGCCAGAATGGCATGAGCAAGGATGAGAA gGACCACCTGATCGAGGCCCTGTATAGGGAGATCGGCGGGCTGAAAGCACAGATGGAAAACGTGAAGGTAGAG AGCCAGCGGGCCATGCTGCAGCTGAAGGGCCGCGTCAGCGAGCTGGAGGCTGAGCTGGCCGAGCAGCAGCACTTGGGGCGACAGGCGGCTGACAACTGCGAGTTCCTGCGGACGGAGCTGGACGAACTCAGGAAGCAGCGGGAGGACACGGAGAAGGCCCAGCGGAGCCTGACGGAAATCGAGA GGAAGGCCCAGGCCAATGAGCAGCGGTATAGCAAGTTGAAGGAGAAGTACAGCGAGCTGGTTCAGAACCATGCCGACCTGCTGCGGAAG aatgcagaggtgaCCAAACAGGTGTCTGTGGCCAGACAAGCCCAGGTGGATTTGGAACGAGAGAAAAAAGAGCTAGAAGATTCCATGGAGCGTGTGAGCAGCCAGGCCAAGCTGAAG ACTCAAGAGCAGCAGGGCATTCTAGAGAGTTTGAAGCAAGAACTTACCACCAGCAGACAGGAGCTGCAGCTCCTCCACAGCAGCCTGGACACCTCTGCCGAG TCAGAAGCAAAATGGACAATGAAGGTCGCTGAACTAGAGGAGGAGCGGGGCAGCTTGGCCAGCACCGTGGCTCTTCAGGAAGAGGAATTAGTAACCCTTCGAGAACAACTGGAAGGCACACAGCTCAAACTGGCCAGTACACAG GAATCTATGGGCCAGCTTGCTAAGGACCAGCAGAAGAGGCTTCTGGTGGGGTCTAGGAAGGCTGCGGATCTGGTGATCCAGGAGGCTCTGAGCCAGATGGAGGAGCCCACGCTCATCAGCTGCGCTGGATCCGCAG ATCACCTTCTTGCCAAGGTCAAGTCCATGTTCAGCTGCATTGAGCAACTGGAAAAGAGCCGGGGCCAGTATCTGGCCTGCCCAGAAG ATATTGGTGGGCTTCTGCACTCAGTGACCCTGCTGGCCCACTTGACCAGTGAGACCCTGGCCCACGGCAGCACCACCAGCCTCAGGGCCCCGCCCGAGCCCGCTGACT CTCTCACTGAGGCCTGTAAGCAGTACGGCAGGGAGGCTCTTGCCTATCTGGCCTccctggaggaagaggaagccCTGGAGAAAGCAGACAGCACCAGCATGAGGACCTGCCTCTTAAAGATCAAGGCCATCGGCGAG GAGCTGTTGCCCATGGGCCTGGACATCAAACAGGAGGAGCTGGGGGACCTCGTGGACAAGGAGATGGCTGCCACTTCGGCTGCCATTGAAGCTGCCACAGCTCGGATAGAG GAAATGCTCAGCAAATCTCGAGCAGGGGACACAGGTGTGAAGTTAGAGGTGAATGAAAG GATCCTCGGTTCCTGCACCAGCCTGATGCAGACCATCCAGGTCCTGATTGTGGCCTCGAAGGACCTACAGAGGGAGATCGTGGAGAGCGGCAGG GGGACTGCATCCCCTAAAGAATTTTATGCCAAGAACTCTCGGTGGACAGAGGGACtcatctcagcctccaaagccgtAGGCTGGGGAGCCACCATCATGGT GGATGCTGCTGACCTGGTGGTACAAGGCAGAGGGAAGTTTGAGGAGCTGATGGTGTGTTCACATGAAATTGCTGCTAGCACAGCCCAGCTGGTGGCGGCATCGAAG GTGAAAGCTGACAAGGACAGTCCCAACCTCGCCCAGCTTCAGCAGGCCTCTCGGGGAGTGAACCAGGCCACCGCGGGGGTCGTGGCCTCCACCATTTCGGGCAAATCACAGATAGAGGAGACAG ACAATATGGATTTCTCAAGCATGACACTGACCCAGATCAAACGCCAGGAGATGGATTCCCAG GTCCGGGTGCTCGAGCTGGAAAACGACCTCCAGAAGGAGCGGCAGCGGCTGGGAGAGCTCCGCAAGAAGCACTATGAGCTGGCCGGTGTGGCCGAGGGCTGGGAGGAAG tcTTTTCCGTTTCATCCTTTGCACAAACTTGCGAGCATCCAAGGGCCGGTGGATTCCAAACCAGGGCGCTGCCCGCGTCAGTGGCTGGGATGGCGGGAGTATCCTGGCCAAGAAGGCCACCGTGGCGCCCCCCCCTTTGGCAGTCCCGCGGATTCCCACTGCTTCTCATGGTGGCCGTTTGGgtcttttggttttatattttgaaagtttcAGTCACTCAGCCAACTCTTCCAAAGGACACCCCTGGAGCCCCGAGCCACCGGGCCCCCGCCCCAGCAGCCTCAGACCTGGTGCCACGCAGACTTTGCCTTGGTGCTCCAGCTCGGCCTCCTCGCTGA
- the Hip1 gene encoding huntingtin-interacting protein 1 isoform X9 gives MSRSVSVTTAGQCRLAPLIQVILDCSHLYDYTVKLLFKLHSCLPADTLQGHRDRFMEQFTKLKDLFHRSSNLQYFKRLIQIPQLPENPPNFLRASALSEHISPVVVIPAEGSSPDSEPILEKDDLMDMDASQQNLFDNKFDDIFGSSFSSDPFNFNSQNGMSKDEKDHLIEALYREIGGLKAQMENVKVESQRAMLQLKGRVSELEAELAEQQHLGRQAADNCEFLRTELDELRKQREDTEKAQRSLTEIERKAQANEQRYSKLKEKYSELVQNHADLLRKNAEVTKQVSVARQAQVDLEREKKELEDSMERVSSQAKLKTQEQQGILESLKQELTTSRQELQLLHSSLDTSAESEAKWTMKVAELEEERGSLASTVALQEEELVTLREQLEGTQLKLASTQESMGQLAKDQQKRLLVGSRKAADLVIQEALSQMEEPTLISCAGSADHLLAKVKSMFSCIEQLEKSRGQYLACPEDIGGLLHSVTLLAHLTSETLAHGSTTSLRAPPEPADSLTEACKQYGREALAYLASLEEEEALEKADSTSMRTCLLKIKAIGEELLPMGLDIKQEELGDLVDKEMAATSAAIEAATARIEEMLSKSRAGDTGVKLEVNERILGSCTSLMQTIQVLIVASKDLQREIVESGRGTASPKEFYAKNSRWTEGLISASKAVGWGATIMVDAADLVVQGRGKFEELMVCSHEIAASTAQLVAASKVKADKDSPNLAQLQQASRGVNQATAGVVASTISGKSQIEETDNMDFSSMTLTQIKRQEMDSQVRVLELENDLQKERQRLGELRKKHYELAGVAEGWEEVFSVSSFAQTCEHPRAGGFQTRALPASVAGMAGVSWPRRPPWRPPLWQSRGFPLLLMVAVWVFWFYILKVSVTQPTLPKDTPGAPSHRAPAPAASDLVPRRLCLGAPARPPR, from the exons ATGTCCCGCTCGGTGTCAGTGACCACTGCAGGGCAGTGCCGCCTCGCCCCGCTGATCCAGGTCATCCTGGACTGCAGCCACCTCTATGACTACACCGTCAAGCTCCTCTTCAAACTCCACTCTT GTCTCCCAGCTGACACCCTGCAGGGCCACCGAGACCGCTTCATGGAGCAGTTCACAAA GTTGAAAGATCTCTTCCACCGCTCCAGCAACCTCCAGTACTTCAAGCGGCTCATTCAGATCCCCCAGCTGCCAGAG AACCCACCCAACTTCCTGCGAGCCTCGGCCCTGTCGGAACACATCAGCCCTGTGGTGGTCATCCCCGCAGAGGGCTCGTCCCCTGACAGTGAACCCATCTTAGAAAAGGATGACCTCATGGACATGGATGCCTCCCAGCAG AATTTATTTGACAACAAGTTTGACGACATCTTTGGCAGCTCCTTCAGCAGCGATCCCTTCAATTTCAACAGCCAGAATGGCATGAGCAAGGATGAGAA gGACCACCTGATCGAGGCCCTGTATAGGGAGATCGGCGGGCTGAAAGCACAGATGGAAAACGTGAAGGTAGAG AGCCAGCGGGCCATGCTGCAGCTGAAGGGCCGCGTCAGCGAGCTGGAGGCTGAGCTGGCCGAGCAGCAGCACTTGGGGCGACAGGCGGCTGACAACTGCGAGTTCCTGCGGACGGAGCTGGACGAACTCAGGAAGCAGCGGGAGGACACGGAGAAGGCCCAGCGGAGCCTGACGGAAATCGAGA GGAAGGCCCAGGCCAATGAGCAGCGGTATAGCAAGTTGAAGGAGAAGTACAGCGAGCTGGTTCAGAACCATGCCGACCTGCTGCGGAAG aatgcagaggtgaCCAAACAGGTGTCTGTGGCCAGACAAGCCCAGGTGGATTTGGAACGAGAGAAAAAAGAGCTAGAAGATTCCATGGAGCGTGTGAGCAGCCAGGCCAAGCTGAAG ACTCAAGAGCAGCAGGGCATTCTAGAGAGTTTGAAGCAAGAACTTACCACCAGCAGACAGGAGCTGCAGCTCCTCCACAGCAGCCTGGACACCTCTGCCGAG TCAGAAGCAAAATGGACAATGAAGGTCGCTGAACTAGAGGAGGAGCGGGGCAGCTTGGCCAGCACCGTGGCTCTTCAGGAAGAGGAATTAGTAACCCTTCGAGAACAACTGGAAGGCACACAGCTCAAACTGGCCAGTACACAG GAATCTATGGGCCAGCTTGCTAAGGACCAGCAGAAGAGGCTTCTGGTGGGGTCTAGGAAGGCTGCGGATCTGGTGATCCAGGAGGCTCTGAGCCAGATGGAGGAGCCCACGCTCATCAGCTGCGCTGGATCCGCAG ATCACCTTCTTGCCAAGGTCAAGTCCATGTTCAGCTGCATTGAGCAACTGGAAAAGAGCCGGGGCCAGTATCTGGCCTGCCCAGAAG ATATTGGTGGGCTTCTGCACTCAGTGACCCTGCTGGCCCACTTGACCAGTGAGACCCTGGCCCACGGCAGCACCACCAGCCTCAGGGCCCCGCCCGAGCCCGCTGACT CTCTCACTGAGGCCTGTAAGCAGTACGGCAGGGAGGCTCTTGCCTATCTGGCCTccctggaggaagaggaagccCTGGAGAAAGCAGACAGCACCAGCATGAGGACCTGCCTCTTAAAGATCAAGGCCATCGGCGAG GAGCTGTTGCCCATGGGCCTGGACATCAAACAGGAGGAGCTGGGGGACCTCGTGGACAAGGAGATGGCTGCCACTTCGGCTGCCATTGAAGCTGCCACAGCTCGGATAGAG GAAATGCTCAGCAAATCTCGAGCAGGGGACACAGGTGTGAAGTTAGAGGTGAATGAAAG GATCCTCGGTTCCTGCACCAGCCTGATGCAGACCATCCAGGTCCTGATTGTGGCCTCGAAGGACCTACAGAGGGAGATCGTGGAGAGCGGCAGG GGGACTGCATCCCCTAAAGAATTTTATGCCAAGAACTCTCGGTGGACAGAGGGACtcatctcagcctccaaagccgtAGGCTGGGGAGCCACCATCATGGT GGATGCTGCTGACCTGGTGGTACAAGGCAGAGGGAAGTTTGAGGAGCTGATGGTGTGTTCACATGAAATTGCTGCTAGCACAGCCCAGCTGGTGGCGGCATCGAAG GTGAAAGCTGACAAGGACAGTCCCAACCTCGCCCAGCTTCAGCAGGCCTCTCGGGGAGTGAACCAGGCCACCGCGGGGGTCGTGGCCTCCACCATTTCGGGCAAATCACAGATAGAGGAGACAG ACAATATGGATTTCTCAAGCATGACACTGACCCAGATCAAACGCCAGGAGATGGATTCCCAG GTCCGGGTGCTCGAGCTGGAAAACGACCTCCAGAAGGAGCGGCAGCGGCTGGGAGAGCTCCGCAAGAAGCACTATGAGCTGGCCGGTGTGGCCGAGGGCTGGGAGGAAG tcTTTTCCGTTTCATCCTTTGCACAAACTTGCGAGCATCCAAGGGCCGGTGGATTCCAAACCAGGGCGCTGCCCGCGTCAGTGGCTGGGATGGCGGGAGTATCCTGGCCAAGAAGGCCACCGTGGCGCCCCCCCCTTTGGCAGTCCCGCGGATTCCCACTGCTTCTCATGGTGGCCGTTTGGgtcttttggttttatattttgaaagtttcAGTCACTCAGCCAACTCTTCCAAAGGACACCCCTGGAGCCCCGAGCCACCGGGCCCCCGCCCCAGCAGCCTCAGACCTGGTGCCACGCAGACTTTGCCTTGGTGCTCCAGCTCGGCCTCCTCGCTGA